GGCGATTCCGGCGGCGAACTTCCGCATGGTCATTCCTTCGTCCTGGTAGGGGAGTTGGGGCCTTCGCCCCTCGCTGCCTCAAAGATCGCAGTGAGGGCGGTGCCCGGACGTCCACCGCAAGAACGGACCGGCTCCCCCGCGCGGGGGAGCAAGAACGGGGGCGGGATGAGCCTTTCGGCTACACCCCGCCCCGGATGATCAGGCCCTGATCGGGCGATCGGGTGCTACTCGTCGTCGAGACCGCCGACGTCGCTGCCGTCCGGGGTGCCGCTGATCGCGTACCCCTGGCGGCGCGCCTCGTAGCAGGCCACCGTCGCGGCGGCGGACACGTTCAGCGAGCCGACCCGGCCCAGCTGCGGGACGAACACCACCTGGTCGCAGAGCGCCAGCGCCTCCGGCGTGATCCCGCGGTCCTCGTGGCCCAGCACGAAGGCCACCGCCGGGGTCAGCTCGGCCGCGAACATCGGCACCGCCTCGTCCGCCAGCTCCAGGCCGACCACCTTGAAGCCGTCCGCCTTCGCCGCCGCGACCGCCTCGGCGACGGTTGGGAAGTGCTCCACCTTCAGGTACTTGTCGGTCCCCATCGCGGCCTTCTGCGCACCGGCCGAGCGCACCGACGGGGTGTCCCCGGTCAGGTACAGCTTCTCGGCGCCCATCGCCGCGCCGGTCCGGACGACCGAGCCGACGTTGAACGGCGACTGCAGGTTCTCCAGGATCATCGCGAGCCGGAACTCGTTGCTGCGCCGCCACGAGCGGTGCAGACGCTTCAGTTCGGTCCCGCGGAGCTGCTTCACGACGTCGTACCTCGTCCACTCTCGGAGCCCTCGCCCGCTTCCGGGTGGGGCCGCGCTTCCAGAATCCGGAACCCGTTGACCGACGTGACCCGGGAGGTCGGGTAGCCCTGCTCGTTCAGCCACTTCTGCAGCGAGTCCGAGCCCAGGTGCTTCTGCACGACCAGGAACGCCGAACCGTCGGGGGTCAGGCGGCCGAGCCAGTGCGTCAGCAGCCGGCGCAGCGCGGCCTTGCCGATCCGGATCGGCGGGTTGGAGTAGATCGTCGCGAAGCGGACGTCCTCGGGGACGTCGTCGGGCAGCGCGGCGTGCACGTTCCCCAGCTGCAGTGCCTCGGCGTTCAGCCGCACGAGCTCCAGGGCACGCTCGTTGACGTCCACCGCCCAGACCGGGAGGCGCTTGCGCCGGGTCGCCCAGGTGAGCGCGATCGGGCCGTAGCCGCAGCCGACGTCCAGGATCGGGCCGCGGACGCGTGGCGGCGGGGCGTGCTCCAGCAGGATCCGGGTGCCCGGGTCGAGCCGGCTGCGCGAGAACACCCCGGCGTCGGTGGTCAGTTCCAGGGTGACGTCCGGCAGGGAGACCGTGATCGGCCGGCGCTCGCTGGCGACCTCGGGTGCACCCGTGAAGTAGTGCGAGCCGGACATGCTGTTCCCCGTCGTTCGTGTGGGCCTCGGGGCCACCGGGTGGGTGTGGGTAAGCCCTGGTACGGCACCGATCGTACCCCCGGCGGTCCGGGGCGCGTTCCGCCCGGCCCGCGGCGGCCGGGCGGGACAGGGGGCGGGAACGGGACCACGGCCGGGGCTGAACTACAGGGTGCCCGGGGCCTTGCGGGTGGCCACGTTGATCCGGTTCCAGGCGTTGATGGTGAGGCAGACCGAGATCAGGTGGGCCAGCTCTTCCTCCCCGAAGTGGGCGGCGGCACGCGCGTACACCGCGTCCGAGACGCCGCCGCCGATGGCGGCGATCTCCTCGGCGAGCGCCAGGGCGGCCCGCTCGCGCGCGGAGTAGACCCCGGCCGGGGCCTCGTGCCACACCGGCAGCAGGTAGATCCGCTCGTCGGTCTCGCCGGCCTTGCGGGCGTCCCTGGCGTGCATGTCCAGGCAGTAGGCGCAGCCGTTCAGCTGCGAGGTGCGCATCTGCACCAGCTCGACCAGGGCCGGGTCCAGGCCCTCGCGGGCGGCGGCGTCCAGGGCGATCATCGCGCGGAACACCTTGGGGACGGTGCGGGCGTAGTCGAGGCGGCGGGCGGGGGCTTCGGCGATCTCGTTCGTCGTCATGACAACGACTCTAGGATCGGAATGAACCATGTCTGTGTGTCATTCGATCACCGGATTCGTGGGTCAATTGTGCGGGCGGCGGGCGCCGGACAACACGCCAGGTGGCGTCGGCACGTCGCGTCCGAGCGCCCGGCGGCGGATACTGAGTACCGCCATCCGGGCCCGTGGGAGCCTCCCTACAGCGAGGACGGACGCCATGCCGCAGAATCACGAGGACTACCTGATCGACGAGGCCGTCGAGACCGTCGAGCCCGACGACGAGGCACCCGAGAGCGACGAGTACGACGAGGTGGCCGAGCGCCGGGCCGTCGGCGCCGACCCCGCCACCGACGTCGCGGACGCCGCCGAGCAGAGCCGCGTGGTCCAGCTCGACGAGGACGAGTACCGCGAGTAGGCGGGGGCCGTCCCTACTGTCAGGCCGTCCCTACCGTCAGCCGTTCGTACCGTCAGCCGTTCGTACCGTTGTCAGGACCTGCAGGGCTGCTACAGGGCGCGGCGGCGCTGCAGCCACGCGAACGCCGCCCAGCCCGGCAGCACCGGCAGGATCAGCGTCAGCGAACGGTAGAGGACCACCGCGGCCACCGCGCCGCCCTCCTCCATCGACGCCGCCGACTGCAGCAGTCCCACCAGCACACCGTCCATGACCCCTGCCCCGCCGGGGGTCGGAGCCGCGTTGCCGACCGGGCTGCCGGTCAGGAACACCACCGCGACCGCCGCGAACGACGGCTCCCGGCCCACCGCCCGGGCACAGCAGTACAGGCAGGTGGTCAGACACATCGAGACCAGCAGCTGCCCCGCCACGCCGACCGTCAGCCGCCCCGGATTGCGCAGCAGCTCCAGCAGGCGGGGCAGCACCTCGGCCGTCAGCGGCCGCAGCCGCGCCGCCAGCCACCGCCGGGCCGGCGGCACCGCGGACACGGCCGCGAGCAGCACCGCCGCCCCCGCCAGGCCGCCCGCCACGGCAGGCAGCGCGTCCAGCTCCGAGCCGCCGGGCTCCTGGCCCAGCAGATAGACGAACGCGCCCAGCTGCAACAGGTGCAGCACCAGGCCGATCAGCTGGCCCACCCCGACACTGGACAACGCCTGCGCGGTCGGGATGCCCGCCTGCTGGAGGAGCCGCGTGTTCAACGCGACCCCGCCGACCCCGCCCGGCGACACCAGCTTCACGAACGACCCGGCGAGCTGCGCGTACACCGCGTTCCGGAAGTCCAACCGCTCCGGTACGAACCCGACGAAGCCCATGGCGGCGGTCACGTGGCTCGTCGCGGCGGCGAACAGGGCGAGCAGCAGCCACACCGGATCGGCATCGGCCACGGCGGCGATCGGATTCTGCTCCGTCGCGAACAGCTGCGGGATCAGCAGCCACCCGGCGACCACCCCGCCCGCCACCGCGAGCAGCGTCCGGGGCCGCAGCCGCTCCAGCCGCACCGGCCTCACCGCCGCCTGCGGCTGCGCCCGAAGCACCTCGGCCCGGATCGCGTCGAGCAGGTCGACCGGCGGTGAGGCCGCTTGACCGGCCTGCTCGCCGTTCGGCCGCTGGGCGGCGCGTTTCAGGCAGTGGCGGGTGGTGGGGGCGAGGGCTATGGGCTGGAGGAGGGGGAGGGCGCCGGCGACGGGGTCGGGGCCGAGTGCGGCGACGGCGGTGCGGACGGAACGGGCGGCGCCGGTGCGGAGCGCGAGCGTGGTGAGGAGCTGGGCGATGTCGCAGCGCAGGACGAGTTCGCTCGCGGCGATGTCGCCGTCCGCGAAGTCGACCAGGTGCACCGCGCCCGCGTCGTCCACCAGGAGGGCGGAGGGGACGAGCGCGCGGTGGGAGATCTCCCGGCGCTGGAGGCGGGCGAGTTGCTGCCAGGCGTCGGTGAGGAGGGCGTCGGTGATCTCCTCGTCGGCGAGTTCGTCGAGGGTGCGGCCGGCGAGGTGCTCGTAGGCGATGAGGGCGGTGTCGTGGCCGAGGCCGGCGGTGGCGGCGATGCGGCGGGTGCGGACGCCGGCGGCGACGGCCGCGTACGAGACCAGGGCCTCGTGTTCCAGGCCGGTGCGCGGGGAGCGCAGGGCGCGCGGGTGGGGCGCGGTGCGCAGCCGCAGGCGCCGCCAGGCGCGCTGGACGGCCGCGGCGGTGACGGCCTGGCGGTCGAGCAGCTGGACGTCGAGGTCGGGGCGGCCGTCGGCCTGTCGGACGAGGTAGCGGTCGGGGCCCGCGGGGTGGACGTCGGCGGGGCGTAGGCCGGTTTCGCGCAGGCTGCGGAGGATCTCGGCGGGCCGCGGCCGGGGATCGGGGGTGCCGAAGGCGTAGAGGACGCCGTGGGCGGCGGTCCAGCCGAGGAGGAGGCCGAGGAGCAGGGCGGTGGGGGTGGCGTAGCCGCCGGCGAGTCCGGCGAGGCCGGAGAGGGCGAGGACGGCCCGGGACAAGCGGCGTTCGCGGCTGCCGGAGGCCGCCATGAAGGCGAGGACGGGCGCGAGGTAGCCGTACACCGGCTCGGTGTGGCCGGGGTGGCCGCCCGGCAGGGCCTGGGTGAGGGCGGCGAGCAGGGAGGCCGGGGCGACGCCGTCGGCCCACAGGTCGACGGCGAGCGAGACGCCGTAGGCGAGGACGGCGGCGAGCAGGCCGTCGGAGACCTGCTGGAGGGCGCGCCGCCGGTCGGGGCCGAGGAGGCGGCGGGCGGCGAGGCCGGCCGGCAGGAGCAGGACGGCGGCGGTGGTGAGGCCGTCGGCGAGGTCGGCGAGCGGGCGGGGCACGAGTTCGGTGGCCCCGGCGACGTCGGCGGCGATGCCGACGGTGGTGG
The nucleotide sequence above comes from Streptomyces kaniharaensis. Encoded proteins:
- a CDS encoding TrmH family RNA methyltransferase; the encoded protein is MKQLRGTELKRLHRSWRRSNEFRLAMILENLQSPFNVGSVVRTGAAMGAEKLYLTGDTPSVRSAGAQKAAMGTDKYLKVEHFPTVAEAVAAAKADGFKVVGLELADEAVPMFAAELTPAVAFVLGHEDRGITPEALALCDQVVFVPQLGRVGSLNVSAAATVACYEARRQGYAISGTPDGSDVGGLDDE
- a CDS encoding class I SAM-dependent methyltransferase; the encoded protein is MSGSHYFTGAPEVASERRPITVSLPDVTLELTTDAGVFSRSRLDPGTRILLEHAPPPRVRGPILDVGCGYGPIALTWATRRKRLPVWAVDVNERALELVRLNAEALQLGNVHAALPDDVPEDVRFATIYSNPPIRIGKAALRRLLTHWLGRLTPDGSAFLVVQKHLGSDSLQKWLNEQGYPTSRVTSVNGFRILEARPHPEAGEGSESGRGTTS
- a CDS encoding carboxymuconolactone decarboxylase family protein, with the translated sequence MTTNEIAEAPARRLDYARTVPKVFRAMIALDAAAREGLDPALVELVQMRTSQLNGCAYCLDMHARDARKAGETDERIYLLPVWHEAPAGVYSARERAALALAEEIAAIGGGVSDAVYARAAAHFGEEELAHLISVCLTINAWNRINVATRKAPGTL
- a CDS encoding lysylphosphatidylglycerol synthase domain-containing protein, coding for MAIVTGRTDGGTGGSDTAGAPRRIRERGPRGRGQVADSGRIRQPVALIRLVTGLVGIALTLLLADYARATTVGIAADVAGATELVPRPLADLADGLTTAAVLLLPAGLAARRLLGPDRRRALQQVSDGLLAAVLAYGVSLAVDLWADGVAPASLLAALTQALPGGHPGHTEPVYGYLAPVLAFMAASGSRERRLSRAVLALSGLAGLAGGYATPTALLLGLLLGWTAAHGVLYAFGTPDPRPRPAEILRSLRETGLRPADVHPAGPDRYLVRQADGRPDLDVQLLDRQAVTAAAVQRAWRRLRLRTAPHPRALRSPRTGLEHEALVSYAAVAAGVRTRRIAATAGLGHDTALIAYEHLAGRTLDELADEEITDALLTDAWQQLARLQRREISHRALVPSALLVDDAGAVHLVDFADGDIAASELVLRCDIAQLLTTLALRTGAARSVRTAVAALGPDPVAGALPLLQPIALAPTTRHCLKRAAQRPNGEQAGQAASPPVDLLDAIRAEVLRAQPQAAVRPVRLERLRPRTLLAVAGGVVAGWLLIPQLFATEQNPIAAVADADPVWLLLALFAAATSHVTAAMGFVGFVPERLDFRNAVYAQLAGSFVKLVSPGGVGGVALNTRLLQQAGIPTAQALSSVGVGQLIGLVLHLLQLGAFVYLLGQEPGGSELDALPAVAGGLAGAAVLLAAVSAVPPARRWLAARLRPLTAEVLPRLLELLRNPGRLTVGVAGQLLVSMCLTTCLYCCARAVGREPSFAAVAVVFLTGSPVGNAAPTPGGAGVMDGVLVGLLQSAASMEEGGAVAAVVLYRSLTLILPVLPGWAAFAWLQRRRAL